One Nicotiana tomentosiformis chromosome 4, ASM39032v3, whole genome shotgun sequence genomic window carries:
- the LOC104097667 gene encoding protein ALTERED SEED GERMINATION 2 isoform X2, with translation MESLCFHDGNITDLINKRSLHVRHDSGHGLQMHSSLVERMALERELEGHQGCVNAIAWNSKGSLLISGSDDTRMNIWNYSSRKLLHSIETGHTANIFCTKFVPETSDELVVSGAGDAEVRLFHLSHLKGRGAEDSALTPSVLFQCHTRRVKKIAVEVGNPHVVWSASEDGTVRQHDLREGASCPPAGSSRQECRNILLDLRCGAKKSLTDPPKQLFALKSCDISSTRPHLLLVGGSDAFARLYDRRMLPPLSSSQKKLPPPPCVSYFCPMHLSDRGRSSFHLTHVAFSPNGEEVLLSYSGEHVYLMDVNPAHGGSMPYTSGDVSNLMNFAPLLNGIELQSSVSGIFVNGSSSKRIPATKLEKCKKLIQMAMKSLKEDSNFYYGIEACNEVLDSCRDDIGPLLTFECLCTRAAILLKRKWKNDAHMAIRDCHRARKLNSSSFRPLLLIADALSQLGKHKEALEFAIGAQSSAPSDSEVALKVESIKDNIAAAEADKANKANGGESRSDPRAGRVLSLSDILYRSDANSDASQDGPRSERDDSDDDEELELAFETSISGDEGRDVDPDVLHGSLNLRIHRRGDSTGETGRANGASGSPTSSQKEKAAYKVLA, from the exons GATTCAGGTCATGGATTGCAGATGCACTCCTCTTTGGTGGAAAGAATGGCCTTAGAAAGAGAATTGGAG GGGCATCAGGGTTGTGTGAATGCGATAGCTTGGAACTCAAAAGGCTCTCTTTTGATATCTGGATCAGATGATACAAGA ATGAATATATGGAATTATTCAAGCCGCAAACTTTTGCATTCCATTGAGACCGGTCACACTGCCAACATATTCTGCACGAAGTTTGTTCCAGAAACTTCAGATGAGCTAGTCGTTTCTGGAGCAGGAGATGCTGAA GTTCGTCTTTTTCATTTGTCTCATCTAAAGGGAAGAGGTGCTGAAGACAGTGCTTTGACTCCATCCGTTCTATTTCAGTGTCATACCAGGAGGGTTAAAAAAATAGCT GTTGAAGTTGGGAATCCTCATGTAGTATGGAGTGCTAGTGAAGATGGGACAGTGAGGCAGCATGACTTACGGGAGGGTGCGTCTTGTCCCCCAGCTGGTTCTTCTCGTCAAGAATGCCGTAATATACTT CTTGACTTACGCTGTGGAGCTAAGAAATCATTAACTGATCCTCCGAAACAGTTGTTTGCTCTGAAGTCGTGTGATATTAGCTCCACAAGGCCTCATTTGCTCCTCGTTGGTGGAAG TGATGCTTTTGCTCGGTTGTATGATAGGAGAATGCTGCCTCCATTATCCTCGAGTCAAAAAAAGCTGCCACCTCCACCTTGTGTCAGCTACTTCTGCCCAATGCATCTTTCTGATCGT GGACGTTCCAGCTTTCATCTGACTCATGTCGCATTTAGTCCTAACGGAGAGGAGGTTTTGCTTAGCTACAGTGGAGAACATGTATACTTGATGGATGTGAATCCTG CACATGGAGGTTCTATGCCGTATACTTCAGGAGATGTATCAAACCTGATGAATTTTGCTCCCTTGCTCAATGGAATCGAATTGCAATCATCAGTTAGTGGAATCTTTGTAAACGGTTCTTCATCGAAAAGAATTCCAGCTACCAAG CTAGAAAAGTGCAAAAAATTGATTCAGATGGCAATGAAGTCTTTGAAAGAAGATTCCAACTTTTATTATGGGATAGAAGCTTGTAATGAAGTCTTGGACAGTTGCAGGGATGACATTGGTCCCCTTCTAACCTTCGAATGTTTATGCACTCGTGCAGCAATATTGCTCAAG AGGAAGTGGAAAAATGATGCACATATGGCTATAAGAGATTGTCATAGAGCTAGAAAGCTCAATTCATCTTCCTTTAGGCCTCTTCTTTTGATCGCTGATGCTCTTTCACAG TTGGGTAAGCATAAAGAAGCATTGGAGTTCGCTATTGGCGCTCAATCCTCGGCTCCATCTGATTCTGAAGTTGCCCTAAAGGTGGAGAGTATAAAAGATAATATCGCTGCAG CTGAAGCAGACAAAGCAAATAAGGCAAATGGAGGAGAATCTAGGTCAGATCCTCGGGCAGGAAGAGTATTATCTCTAAGTGACATACTTTATCGTTCAGACGCAAACAGTGATGCATCGCAAGATGGTCCCAGGTCTGAAAGAGATGATTCTGATGATGACGAGGAGTTAGAATTGGCTTTTGAAACATCAATATCTGGTGATGAAGGACGGGATGTTGATCCCGATGTCCTCCATGGAAGTTTGAACTTAAGAATTCATAGGAGAGGTGATTCCACTGGGGAGACTGGACGAGCAAATGGTGCTAGTGGTTCGCCAACCTCGAGTCAAAAAGAGAAAGCAGCTTACAAGGTTTTGGCTTGA